The sequence CTCGCACAGCTCCGCCACCTCGGGCAATAGCTCCGGCGCCGGCCGTTTCCTCAGGGAGGAGGAAAACACCATACCATGAACCCAGGGGTGATAAGGCAGGCCGAAAAACTCGAACAGGCCCGATACGGTCCGCTGCGGCTGGGTCACCAGATCTTCATATCGCAAGAGCTTGATATCGGGATGTTGGTAAAACCCTTTTTCGAAATAAAGGACATTCCGAAAATACCACTGTAGGGCCGAGGCCGAAGCGTTGGTCAAGGCATCGCCATGGCGTTTGACCAAACCCGACACCAACCGGTAAGTCTGTTCCGACATACCCTCCGTGCGCCATCCTCCGAGCTTGCGGTCTTGGGCGATGCGCTGCAAGTCCTCATGGGTGCGCGGAAACGATATCACCATGGAGTTGACCACGTCGTTATAGTTCCGCAGCACCCACACCGCCTTGGCTGGGGCGAGCTGCTCCATGAGCTCGGGCAGGTCTTGCGACTCGCACAGCGCTTTGAGTATGAAGCACTTCGCCCGGGATCTTTTTCTCAGTTCCTGAATAATGGGCAAAGGGCGCATCCGGTAAACCTGGAACGCCCGCGGGTCGGATTCGTGATAAACGTCGGCCTCCCAGGACCTTTCAAGAATGTCCATCACCAAGTTCGTTCCGGAACGCTGGGCGCCGGCAATTAGCCGGGTTTCCCGGGCCCCGGCCGGGCAGGGTCGCATTCCCCAGCGCACGGTTTTCCCGAGCAGATACAGGCGCCGCAGTGATTTATTGACGATGCTGTTCATCGACGAATGGCCTCCTTGCACTTTTAGAAAGGGAACGGGAGTACCGCGGGCAGCCGGCGGGTCTTGCGCTTCCGCCGTGGCAGGCCGATGGCCCTCGGCGCTCCCTAAGGGGTTGTTGGGGCAGTAAGGGGACGGGGCTGGTCGCGACCGGTCCGACCGCGCTCCTCAGCCGGGCTTGAACCACCTCGATCCCGAAGGAAGTACCGCGAACCGATCCGCCTTTCACCCTGGAACAGGATCTGGGATCGAAGCCATTGTTCCCGGCCCCGGGGCGGCGGAAACCCAGGTGCCGATGACGCCCTCTGTCCTGCCGGCCTACCCCGACCGCCGCCCGGGGTCAGGGCAGTCCGGCTCGCGGGGGAACTCAGCTGCCCGCCGCCCGAATGGCCCAGTGGACGACGA is a genomic window of Candidatus Methylocalor cossyra containing:
- a CDS encoding sulfotransferase domain-containing protein → MNSIVNKSLRRLYLLGKTVRWGMRPCPAGARETRLIAGAQRSGTNLVMDILERSWEADVYHESDPRAFQVYRMRPLPIIQELRKRSRAKCFILKALCESQDLPELMEQLAPAKAVWVLRNYNDVVNSMVISFPRTHEDLQRIAQDRKLGGWRTEGMSEQTYRLVSGLVKRHGDALTNASASALQWYFRNVLYFEKGFYQHPDIKLLRYEDLVTQPQRTVSGLFEFFGLPYHPWVHGMVFSSSLRKRPAPELLPEVAELCEKLWQRFQELEKPQSI